A single region of the Neotabrizicola shimadae genome encodes:
- a CDS encoding LysE family translocator, with product MSLAAFLAAWALHLVAAASPGPAILMSARTGVTEGFRTGLFLAMGLGLGAVIWAVAALFGLAVLFQVAPALLWGFKIAGGLFLLWIALSMWRHAPEPLATPTEGDVPRGALSALWLGIATQLANPKPAVFFGAVFVGTVPPGTSWPWLAALLVAVFLNEVACNTLVARLFSFDGPRRAYARMKTGIDRSFGGILAILGLKIAVS from the coding sequence GTGAGCCTTGCCGCCTTTCTGGCGGCCTGGGCGCTGCATCTGGTGGCGGCGGCCTCGCCGGGGCCGGCGATCCTGATGTCGGCCCGGACCGGGGTGACGGAGGGCTTTCGCACCGGGCTTTTCCTGGCGATGGGTCTGGGCCTGGGCGCCGTGATCTGGGCGGTGGCGGCGCTGTTCGGCCTTGCGGTTCTGTTCCAGGTGGCGCCGGCGTTGCTGTGGGGGTTCAAGATCGCAGGCGGTCTGTTCCTTCTGTGGATCGCGCTTTCGATGTGGCGCCATGCTCCGGAGCCTTTGGCCACGCCCACCGAGGGCGATGTGCCGCGCGGGGCGCTGTCGGCCTTGTGGCTGGGCATTGCCACGCAGCTGGCCAACCCGAAGCCTGCCGTGTTCTTCGGCGCTGTCTTCGTGGGCACGGTGCCGCCGGGGACGAGCTGGCCCTGGCTGGCGGCGCTGCTGGTGGCGGTGTTCCTGAACGAAGTGGCCTGCAACACGCTGGTGGCGCGGCTCTTTTCGTTCGACGGCCCGCGCCGGGCCTATGCGCGCATGAAGACCGGGATCGACCGCAGTTTTGGCGGCATCCTTGCGATACTTGGCCTGAAGATCGCCGTTAGCTGA
- the pdxH gene encoding pyridoxamine 5'-phosphate oxidase yields MDRGGIFAGDNPFQLARDWLAEAEASEPNDPNAIALATVDASGLPNARMVLLKEIEVEGPGGGAFVFYTNYGSAKAAEIEQAGKAAFVMHWKSLRRQIRVRGLTSREEGPQADAYYASRSLKSRLGAWASQQSQPLSSRAALMAEVAKITAAKGPNPPRPPFWGGFRLQPVEIEFWADGAFRLHDRFRWRREGIEKPWEITRLNP; encoded by the coding sequence ATGGACAGGGGCGGTATCTTCGCGGGCGATAACCCGTTTCAACTGGCGCGCGACTGGTTGGCCGAGGCAGAAGCCTCCGAGCCGAACGATCCCAATGCCATCGCTCTGGCCACGGTCGATGCCTCGGGCCTGCCCAACGCCCGCATGGTGCTGCTGAAGGAGATCGAGGTCGAAGGCCCCGGCGGCGGCGCCTTCGTGTTCTACACCAACTACGGGTCGGCCAAGGCGGCCGAGATCGAACAGGCCGGCAAGGCCGCCTTCGTGATGCATTGGAAGTCGCTGCGCCGCCAGATCCGCGTGCGTGGCCTCACCTCGCGCGAGGAGGGGCCGCAGGCCGATGCGTATTACGCCAGCCGCAGCCTGAAAAGCCGGCTGGGCGCCTGGGCCAGCCAGCAGTCGCAGCCCCTTTCGTCGCGCGCCGCGCTGATGGCAGAGGTGGCGAAGATCACCGCCGCCAAGGGTCCGAACCCGCCGCGCCCGCCGTTCTGGGGCGGCTTCCGCCTGCAACCGGTCGAGATCGAATTCTGGGCCGACGGCGCCTTCCGTCTGCACGACCGTTTCCGCTGGCGTCGTGAAGGCATTGAAAAACCTTGGGAAATCACCAGACTCAACCCATGA
- a CDS encoding DUF2127 domain-containing protein, with translation MGSPRRAQVLHEAFELSLGVKAATAVAELLAGLALWAVPHGEFALAAGWISGHELSVPTADRIAAALMRAAEGFSIQSQQFFALYLASHGLVKLAVVAALWRGYLWAYPLALAVMALFILYQLYRLSLGMSWPLVGLTLFDLIVVALIWTEYQAREATIAKGA, from the coding sequence ATGGGCTCGCCGCGCCGCGCGCAGGTATTGCACGAGGCGTTCGAGCTGAGCCTGGGCGTTAAGGCGGCCACGGCGGTGGCGGAACTGCTGGCCGGGCTGGCGCTGTGGGCGGTGCCGCATGGGGAGTTTGCCCTGGCGGCTGGGTGGATTTCTGGCCACGAGCTTTCGGTGCCGACGGCGGACCGGATCGCCGCGGCGCTGATGCGCGCGGCGGAGGGGTTCTCGATCCAGTCGCAGCAGTTCTTTGCGCTGTATCTGGCGAGCCACGGGCTGGTGAAGCTGGCAGTGGTGGCGGCGCTGTGGCGCGGCTATCTCTGGGCCTATCCGCTGGCATTGGCGGTGATGGCGCTGTTCATCCTGTATCAGTTGTACCGGCTGAGCCTGGGGATGTCCTGGCCGCTGGTGGGGCTGACGCTGTTCGACCTGATCGTGGTGGCGCTGATCTGGACCGAGTACCAAGCAAGAGAAGCCACCATCGCCAAGGGAGCCTGA
- a CDS encoding aminotransferase encodes MLNPLNPAMAATFPPPVMEARRWIQGVVFPAERPLINVSQAAPVEVPPEGLRRAIAEAALNNPDAHLYGPVLGLPALRAEIAAQWSASYGGEIAAGQVAITQGCNQAFCAVLSTLAGAGDEVILPTPWYFNHKMWCDMAGVRAVPLPCGPGLIPEAEAAARLIGPRTRALILVSPNNPGGAEYPAETLAAFRDLARERGLALIVDETYRDFDSRSGRSHDLFADPDWADVFIHLYSFSKAYRLTGHRVGAIVASAERLAEVEKFLDTVAICPGQLGQIGALWGMQNLGQWVAGERAEILSRRAALVEGFARLPGWRLLGCGAYFAYAEHPFSDASDVVAKRLVQEAGVLMLPGTMFQPEEAPEGKRQMRIAFANVDRAGIAALVARLAALPVR; translated from the coding sequence ATGCTGAATCCGTTGAACCCCGCCATGGCCGCGACCTTTCCGCCCCCGGTGATGGAGGCGCGGCGCTGGATCCAGGGGGTGGTGTTTCCGGCGGAGCGGCCCTTGATCAACGTGAGCCAGGCCGCGCCGGTGGAGGTGCCGCCCGAGGGGTTGCGGCGGGCGATTGCCGAAGCCGCGCTGAACAATCCCGACGCGCATCTGTACGGGCCCGTACTGGGCCTGCCGGCGCTGCGCGCCGAGATCGCGGCGCAGTGGTCGGCGAGCTATGGCGGCGAGATCGCGGCGGGCCAGGTGGCGATCACCCAGGGCTGCAACCAGGCGTTCTGCGCTGTGCTGTCCACCCTGGCGGGTGCAGGGGACGAGGTGATCCTGCCGACGCCCTGGTATTTCAACCACAAGATGTGGTGCGACATGGCGGGCGTGAGGGCGGTGCCCCTGCCCTGCGGTCCGGGCCTGATCCCCGAGGCCGAGGCGGCGGCGCGGCTGATCGGCCCGCGCACCCGCGCGCTGATACTGGTGAGCCCGAACAACCCCGGCGGGGCGGAGTATCCGGCGGAGACCCTGGCGGCCTTCCGTGACCTGGCGCGGGAGCGGGGGCTGGCGCTGATCGTGGACGAGACCTACCGGGATTTCGACAGCCGCTCAGGCAGGTCGCATGACCTGTTCGCCGATCCGGACTGGGCGGATGTGTTCATCCACCTTTACTCCTTCTCGAAAGCCTACCGGCTGACCGGGCACCGCGTGGGCGCCATCGTGGCCAGTGCCGAACGGCTGGCCGAGGTGGAAAAGTTTCTCGACACGGTGGCGATCTGCCCCGGACAGCTGGGGCAGATCGGGGCCTTGTGGGGGATGCAGAACCTGGGCCAGTGGGTTGCAGGCGAGCGGGCCGAGATCCTGTCGCGCCGCGCCGCACTGGTGGAGGGGTTCGCCAGGCTTCCCGGCTGGCGGCTTCTGGGCTGTGGCGCCTATTTCGCCTATGCCGAGCATCCGTTTTCGGATGCGTCGGACGTGGTGGCGAAGCGGCTGGTGCAGGAGGCGGGCGTGCTGATGCTGCCGGGCACGATGTTCCAGCCCGAGGAGGCGCCCGAGGGCAAGCGGCAGATGCGGATTGCCTTTGCCAATGTGGACCGGGCCGGGATTGCGGCGCTGGTGGCGCGGCTGGCGGCCTTGCCGGTGCGCTGA
- the gpt gene encoding xanthine phosphoribosyltransferase: MSSDRLPHEKGFHVSWDQIHRDSRALAWRLDGRGPDGGAWKAVVGITRGGLVPAAIVCRELDIRVIDTISVKSYNHQSQVEARVIKAPQAELMGDGTGILIVDDLVDSGKTLELVRRLYPKAHFATVYAKPQGKPQVDTYVTEVSQDTWIFFPWDMALQYVQPFRGRD, encoded by the coding sequence ATGTCGTCCGACCGCCTGCCACATGAAAAGGGGTTCCATGTCAGCTGGGACCAGATCCACCGGGACAGCCGGGCGCTGGCCTGGCGGCTGGACGGGCGGGGGCCGGATGGCGGGGCCTGGAAGGCGGTGGTGGGGATCACGCGCGGCGGGCTGGTACCGGCGGCGATCGTGTGCCGCGAGCTGGACATCCGCGTGATCGACACGATCAGTGTGAAATCCTACAACCACCAGAGCCAGGTGGAGGCCCGCGTCATCAAGGCGCCGCAGGCCGAGCTGATGGGCGACGGGACGGGCATCCTGATCGTGGACGACCTGGTGGACAGTGGCAAGACGCTGGAACTGGTGCGGCGGCTGTATCCCAAGGCGCATTTCGCCACGGTCTATGCCAAGCCGCAGGGCAAGCCGCAGGTCGACACCTATGTGACCGAGGTGAGCCAGGATACCTGGATCTTCTTCCCCTGGGACATGGCGCTGCAATACGTCCAGCCGTTCCGCGGCCGGGACTGA
- a CDS encoding cold-shock protein gives MTEEEKAVQVLHGRVKWFDPAKGFGFVVADDMPGDVLLHANVLRNFGQSSVADGARIVVKAHMTPRGVQAFEVVSIEPPPLAAPPGEEHIAPDPEELANLPLEPARVKWFDKAKGFGFANVFARPEDVFIHIEVLRQSGLADLQSGEAVALRIIEGKRGRMAIQVVPWESAARQRD, from the coding sequence ATGACGGAAGAAGAGAAGGCCGTGCAGGTGCTGCATGGCCGGGTAAAATGGTTCGATCCGGCCAAGGGCTTCGGGTTTGTCGTTGCAGACGACATGCCCGGAGACGTGCTTTTGCACGCCAATGTGCTTCGGAACTTCGGCCAAAGCTCGGTGGCCGATGGCGCCCGCATCGTCGTGAAGGCGCATATGACGCCGCGCGGCGTGCAGGCCTTTGAAGTGGTCTCGATCGAACCGCCGCCGCTGGCCGCGCCGCCCGGCGAAGAACACATCGCCCCCGATCCCGAAGAGCTGGCCAATCTTCCCCTCGAACCCGCGCGGGTCAAATGGTTCGACAAGGCCAAGGGCTTCGGCTTCGCCAATGTCTTCGCCCGTCCCGAGGACGTGTTCATCCATATCGAGGTGCTGCGCCAGTCCGGTCTTGCCGACCTTCAGTCGGGCGAGGCCGTGGCGCTGCGCATCATCGAAGGCAAGCGCGGCCGCATGGCCATTCAGGTGGTGCCATGGGAATCCGCAGCGCGTCAGCGGGACTGA
- a CDS encoding 5-aminolevulic acid synthase, with the protein MRTLALAVCLAALAVPASAETLTGSKAKKALYPAGKAEVIVLPEANLPANVATALQQVGAAQPYYGAFAISPDDGPLTEASSMAVNFHDIQAASAFAIADCNKKKKGKADCIVAAVIQPKGWKDKGFQLSSQATEGFKDGYPRKDGAFAISPSTGGWGVGKGVEAALADCAARNPEVTDCTVVIQN; encoded by the coding sequence ATGCGCACCCTTGCTCTCGCTGTCTGCCTTGCCGCCCTCGCCGTTCCGGCCTCTGCCGAAACGCTAACCGGGTCCAAGGCGAAGAAGGCGCTTTATCCGGCCGGCAAGGCCGAAGTGATCGTCCTGCCCGAGGCCAACCTGCCCGCGAATGTCGCCACCGCCCTGCAACAGGTCGGGGCCGCGCAGCCCTATTATGGAGCCTTTGCAATCTCGCCCGACGACGGCCCGCTGACCGAGGCGAGCTCGATGGCCGTGAACTTCCACGACATCCAGGCGGCCTCTGCCTTCGCCATCGCCGACTGCAACAAGAAGAAGAAGGGCAAGGCCGACTGCATCGTCGCGGCCGTGATCCAGCCGAAGGGCTGGAAGGACAAGGGCTTCCAGCTCTCGTCGCAAGCGACCGAGGGGTTCAAGGACGGCTATCCCCGCAAGGACGGCGCCTTCGCCATCTCGCCCAGCACAGGCGGATGGGGCGTGGGCAAGGGGGTCGAAGCCGCGCTTGCCGATTGTGCCGCCCGCAACCCCGAAGTCACCGACTGCACGGTGGTGATCCAGAACTGA
- a CDS encoding M20/M25/M40 family metallo-hydrolase has translation MSLAPVLDRIDRDLPESLERLMGLLRIPSISTDPAFKEDCARAADWLVEDLKGLGFEAASVPTPGHPMVVAQGGTGGRHLLFYGHYDVQPVDPLNLWHRDPFDPEIQDTPKGKVIRARGAADDKGQLMTFLEALRAWKTVNGTLPCRLTIFLEGEEESGSPSLIPFMQEHAAELKADLALICDTGLHEDRVPAITTMLRGLLGEEITITGPAMDLHSGGYGGAAINPIRVLSKILAGLQDENGRIQVPGFYDDVDELPEAIRAQWQALSFDHAKFLGDVGLSVPAGEKDRTPLEMLWSRPTAEVNGIWGGYTGAGFKTVLPSEAHAKVSFRLVSRQDPDKLRAAFRDWVRGQLPADCKVEFHGHGNSPAGVMEISDPAFEAARGALTEEWGVPAAYVGCGGSIPIAGYFKTYLGMDAMLIGFGRDDDLIHSPNEKYDVECFHKGIRSWARVLDRIAKG, from the coding sequence ATGAGCCTTGCCCCCGTACTTGATCGCATCGACCGCGACCTGCCCGAGTCGCTCGAGCGGCTGATGGGACTGCTGCGCATCCCTTCGATCTCGACCGACCCGGCCTTCAAGGAGGATTGCGCGCGGGCCGCGGACTGGCTGGTGGAGGACCTCAAGGGCCTTGGGTTCGAGGCGGCCTCGGTGCCGACGCCGGGACATCCGATGGTGGTGGCGCAGGGCGGAACGGGCGGGCGGCACCTTCTGTTCTACGGGCATTATGACGTGCAGCCGGTGGACCCGCTGAACCTGTGGCACCGCGATCCCTTCGACCCGGAAATCCAGGACACGCCCAAGGGCAAGGTGATCCGGGCGCGGGGGGCGGCGGATGACAAGGGGCAGCTCATGACCTTCCTGGAGGCGCTGCGTGCCTGGAAGACGGTGAACGGCACCCTGCCCTGCCGGCTGACGATCTTCCTGGAGGGCGAGGAAGAGTCGGGTTCGCCCTCGCTGATCCCCTTCATGCAGGAGCATGCAGCCGAGCTGAAGGCCGACCTGGCGCTGATCTGCGACACCGGGCTGCACGAGGACCGGGTGCCGGCGATCACCACCATGCTGCGCGGGCTTCTGGGGGAAGAGATCACCATCACCGGGCCGGCGATGGACCTGCATTCCGGCGGCTATGGCGGGGCGGCGATCAATCCGATCCGGGTGCTGTCGAAGATCCTGGCGGGGCTGCAAGACGAGAATGGCCGCATCCAGGTGCCGGGCTTCTATGACGATGTGGACGAGCTGCCCGAGGCGATCCGGGCGCAGTGGCAGGCCCTGTCCTTCGATCATGCGAAGTTCCTGGGGGACGTGGGGCTTTCGGTGCCGGCAGGCGAGAAGGACCGCACGCCGCTGGAGATGCTGTGGTCGCGCCCGACAGCCGAGGTGAACGGCATCTGGGGTGGCTATACCGGGGCGGGGTTCAAGACGGTGCTGCCGTCTGAGGCCCATGCCAAGGTGAGCTTCCGGCTGGTCAGCCGGCAGGACCCCGACAAGCTGCGGGCGGCGTTCCGCGACTGGGTGCGGGGGCAGCTGCCGGCGGATTGCAAGGTGGAGTTCCATGGGCATGGCAACAGCCCGGCCGGGGTGATGGAAATTTCGGACCCGGCCTTCGAGGCGGCGCGGGGGGCCCTGACCGAGGAATGGGGGGTGCCGGCGGCCTATGTGGGCTGCGGCGGGTCGATCCCGATTGCGGGGTATTTCAAGACCTACCTGGGGATGGATGCCATGCTGATCGGCTTTGGCCGGGACGATGACCTGATCCATTCGCCCAATGAGAAGTACGATGTGGAGTGCTTCCACAAGGGAATCCGGTCCTGGGCGCGGGTGCTGGACCGGATCGCCAAGGGGTGA
- the fabI gene encoding enoyl-ACP reductase FabI, producing MSTGLMKGKRGLVMGLANDKSIAWGIAKACADAGAEMAFSYQGEALKKRVEPLVASIGMSEIIECDVGSEESMDAVFARLKEIWGSIDFLVHAIGFSDKNELRGRYVETSRQNFLMSMDISVYSFTAVCQRAAAMMNPGGSLLTLTYYGAEKVMPHYNVMGLCKAALECSVKYIAEDLGKDGIRVNAISAGPIKTLAASGIGDFRYIMRWNELNSPLRRNVTQEEVGKAALYLLSDLGSGTTGECLHVDAGYHVVGMKAIDAPDIDIVTGKKEGGQ from the coding sequence ATGTCAACGGGACTGATGAAGGGGAAGCGCGGGCTTGTCATGGGCCTTGCGAACGACAAGTCCATCGCCTGGGGCATCGCGAAAGCCTGTGCCGACGCGGGGGCGGAAATGGCGTTTTCGTACCAGGGCGAGGCGCTGAAGAAGCGGGTCGAGCCGCTGGTCGCCTCGATCGGCATGAGCGAGATCATCGAATGCGACGTCGGCTCGGAAGAGTCGATGGACGCGGTCTTTGCCCGGCTGAAGGAAATCTGGGGGTCGATTGACTTTCTGGTTCATGCCATCGGATTTTCCGACAAGAACGAACTGCGCGGCCGCTATGTCGAGACGAGCCGCCAGAATTTCCTGATGTCGATGGACATCTCGGTCTATTCCTTCACGGCGGTCTGCCAGCGGGCGGCGGCGATGATGAACCCCGGCGGGTCGCTTCTGACGCTGACCTATTACGGCGCCGAGAAGGTCATGCCGCATTACAACGTGATGGGCCTGTGCAAGGCGGCGCTGGAATGTTCGGTGAAATACATCGCCGAGGATCTGGGCAAGGACGGCATCCGCGTGAACGCGATCAGCGCGGGGCCGATCAAGACTCTGGCCGCCAGCGGCATCGGCGATTTCCGTTACATCATGCGCTGGAACGAGCTGAACTCGCCCCTGCGGCGCAACGTCACGCAGGAAGAGGTGGGCAAGGCGGCGCTGTACCTGCTGTCGGATCTGGGCTCGGGCACCACCGGGGAATGCCTGCATGTGGATGCGGGTTATCATGTGGTGGGCATGAAGGCGATCGACGCGCCGGACATCGACATCGTGACCGGCAAGAAAGAGGGCGGGCAGTGA
- a CDS encoding class I SAM-dependent methyltransferase, producing the protein MFDDARIAWVAGELPGGLAGRSVCEIGPFEGYQTRLLKAHGAGEVTSVEANTFNYLKCLCVREIYGFDADYLLGDGPGYLAACDRRFDLIFASGVLYHMQDPLGFLSAAAARTDHLFLWTHHFRPELLAQGHAQAQHFRPAQDRQKDWRGRSVRLHARSYRIADYRTNIPAYWEGGQEDLTFWLEREDLLAVLADLGLTRIRIGFDGEMEGALPVLSLLASRGG; encoded by the coding sequence ATGTTCGACGATGCGCGCATCGCCTGGGTCGCCGGGGAACTGCCGGGTGGTCTGGCGGGGCGGTCGGTCTGCGAGATCGGCCCGTTTGAGGGCTACCAGACCCGGCTGCTGAAAGCCCACGGGGCGGGCGAGGTGACTTCGGTTGAGGCCAATACCTTCAACTATCTGAAATGCCTGTGCGTGCGCGAGATCTACGGGTTCGATGCGGACTATCTTCTGGGAGACGGGCCAGGCTACCTTGCGGCCTGCGACCGGCGTTTCGACCTGATCTTCGCCTCGGGCGTCCTTTACCACATGCAGGATCCTCTGGGCTTCCTGTCGGCAGCGGCGGCGCGAACCGACCATCTTTTCCTCTGGACCCACCATTTCCGGCCCGAGCTTCTGGCGCAGGGCCATGCTCAAGCCCAGCATTTCCGACCGGCACAGGACAGGCAGAAAGACTGGCGGGGAAGGAGCGTCCGATTGCACGCGCGCAGCTACCGCATCGCGGACTACCGGACGAACATCCCTGCGTATTGGGAGGGCGGGCAGGAGGACCTGACCTTCTGGCTGGAGCGGGAGGACCTTCTTGCGGTGCTGGCCGACCTTGGGCTGACGAGAATCCGCATCGGCTTTGACGGCGAGATGGAAGGTGCGCTGCCGGTACTGAGCCTGCTTGCCTCTCGCGGCGGATAG
- a CDS encoding DUF192 domain-containing protein, with translation MGIRSASAGLILSLLATAPALADACAADKVELRAPSGSVSRFHVEVADTPDERARGLMFRDSMAKSAGMLFVYDKPQPATFWMKNTLIPLDMVFIDETGTVTRVHAKAKPEDETLIEGGKAVRFVLEINGGLAAPLGITEGAVLRSPFVPQATAAWPCDP, from the coding sequence ATGGGAATCCGCAGCGCGTCAGCGGGACTGATCCTTTCGCTTCTCGCGACCGCCCCCGCGCTGGCTGACGCCTGCGCGGCGGACAAGGTGGAACTGCGCGCCCCCTCTGGCTCGGTCAGCCGATTCCATGTGGAAGTGGCCGACACGCCCGACGAACGCGCCCGGGGCCTGATGTTCCGCGACAGCATGGCCAAGTCGGCGGGAATGCTCTTCGTCTATGACAAGCCCCAGCCGGCGACCTTCTGGATGAAGAACACCCTCATCCCACTGGACATGGTGTTCATCGACGAAACCGGCACCGTCACCCGCGTCCACGCCAAGGCAAAGCCGGAAGACGAGACGCTGATCGAAGGCGGCAAGGCCGTGCGTTTCGTGCTGGAAATCAATGGCGGCCTCGCCGCGCCGCTCGGCATCACCGAAGGTGCCGTCCTGCGCTCGCCCTTCGTACCCCAGGCCACGGCCGCCTGGCCTTGCGACCCCTGA